One segment of Brassica napus cultivar Da-Ae chromosome C3, Da-Ae, whole genome shotgun sequence DNA contains the following:
- the LOC106418517 gene encoding zinc finger protein 511-like: MAMGMAVGELGFPYWNPLRRRFPPDSPFFASGNVERELLAKQVALDFTEDEITNLQTIVETESRRISCPIVGCPERLKSLDNFEDHYKTRHTASCSVCSRVYPTSRLLSIHISEAHDSFFQAKVARGYDMYECLVEGCGLKFKSYKARHRHLIDKHKFPTTFEFFKRTQLSKKRREKLQRQRVPKLKHEEDKEEASSDAMEVEDKASLDGLVSALSTLTTSDTTPSNVSFGRRHGRGLTFVPRSVHREKPTNSSSTPGSKT; the protein is encoded by the exons ATGGCTATGGGGATGGCGGTGGGGGAGTTAGGCTTTCCGTACTGGAATCCTCTCCGGCGAAGGTTTCCTCCCGATTCTCCTTTCTTCGCTTCCGGAAACGTCGAGCGCGAACTACTCGCTAAACAG GTGGCTTTGGACTTCACAGAAGATGAGATCACCAATCTGCAAACTATAGTGGAAACGGAAagcag AAGAATCTCCTGTCCCATTGTTGGCTGCCCTGAGCGTCTGAAGTCTCTGGATAATTTTGAAGATCACTATAAGACACGGCACACTGCGTCTTGTTCAGTATGCTCAAGGGTCTACCCTACTTCTCGCTTACTAAGTATCCACATCTCCGAAGCGCATGACTCTTTCTTTCAAGCTAAAGTTGCTCGTGGTTATGACATG TACGAGTGCCTCGTGGAAGGGTGTGGATTGAAGTTCAAAAGCTACAAAGCACGGCATCGCCACTTAATTGACAAACACAAGTTCCCAACGACGTTCGAATTCTTCAAGAGGACCCAACTCTCTAAGAAGCGAAGAGAGAAACTCCAGAGGCAACGTGTACCAAAGCTGAAGCACgaggaagacaaagaagaagcttCGTCAGATGCCATGGAAGTGGAAGACAAAGCCAGTCTTGACGGTCTTGTCTCAGCACTGTCCACGCTCACCACCTCAGACACAACTCCTTCGAATGTCAGCTTCGGGAGACGCCATGGTCGTGGGCTGACCTTTGTTCCACGCTCTGTTCATAGGGAAAAACCAACCAACTCTTCGTCTACACCCGGGTCAAAGACTTAA